A part of Streptomyces sp. NBC_00557 genomic DNA contains:
- a CDS encoding aromatic ring-hydroxylating oxygenase subunit alpha yields the protein MTTTSLPSSLIATLPGQYYTDPEVFALEQERVFEAMWFCVARASDLARPGQFRTCQVGRESVLVSRSRDGSVKAFLNICRHRGAKLCLEESGEVKRAFQCPYHAWTYGLDGKLVAAPNLTSMADVDRTAYGLVNVHVREWLGYVWVCLAGTPPSFEQDVIGAVAERLGDTESIENYDVDNLRVGRRITYDVKANWKLIIENFMECYHCATIHPELTEVLPEFADGYAAQYYVGHGAGFGAQVKGFTVDGGEGLDRIPGVGQDQDRRYYAITVKPQVFVNLVPDHVIVHRMYPMAHDRTVVECDWLYLPHVVESGKDVDRSVELFHRVNQQDFGACERTQPGMSSRAYAKGGVLVPSEHHIGAFHTWLRDRLEAHPAQD from the coding sequence ATGACGACGACCAGCCTTCCCTCCAGCCTGATCGCCACGCTGCCCGGGCAGTACTACACCGACCCCGAGGTCTTCGCCCTGGAGCAGGAACGCGTCTTCGAGGCCATGTGGTTCTGCGTGGCCCGCGCCTCGGACCTGGCGCGGCCGGGGCAGTTCCGCACCTGCCAGGTGGGCCGTGAGAGCGTGCTGGTCTCCCGCTCCCGGGACGGCTCCGTCAAGGCGTTCCTGAACATCTGCCGGCACCGGGGCGCGAAGCTGTGCCTGGAGGAGTCCGGTGAGGTCAAGCGCGCCTTCCAGTGCCCCTACCACGCCTGGACGTACGGCCTGGACGGCAAGCTGGTGGCGGCGCCGAACCTGACGTCGATGGCCGATGTCGACCGCACCGCGTACGGCCTGGTGAACGTCCATGTCCGCGAGTGGCTCGGCTACGTGTGGGTGTGTCTGGCCGGCACCCCGCCGTCCTTCGAACAGGACGTGATCGGCGCGGTGGCCGAACGGCTCGGCGACACCGAGTCGATCGAGAACTACGACGTCGACAACCTGCGGGTCGGCCGGCGCATCACGTACGACGTGAAGGCCAACTGGAAGCTGATCATCGAGAACTTCATGGAGTGCTACCACTGCGCGACCATCCACCCCGAACTCACCGAGGTGCTCCCGGAGTTCGCCGACGGCTACGCGGCGCAGTACTACGTCGGCCACGGCGCCGGGTTCGGTGCGCAGGTCAAGGGCTTCACCGTCGACGGCGGCGAGGGCCTGGACCGCATCCCGGGCGTCGGGCAGGACCAGGACCGCCGCTACTACGCGATCACGGTCAAGCCGCAGGTGTTCGTCAACCTGGTGCCGGACCACGTGATCGTCCACCGGATGTACCCCATGGCGCACGACCGCACGGTGGTGGAGTGCGACTGGCTGTACCTGCCGCACGTGGTGGAGAGCGGAAAGGACGTGGACCGCTCGGTGGAGCTGTTCCACCGGGTGAACCAGCAGGACTTCGGCGCCTGCGAGCGCACCCAGCCGGGGATGAGCTCCCGGGCCTACGCCAAGGGCGGCGTCCTGGTGCCCAGCGAGCACCACATCGGCGCCTTCCACACCTGGCTGCGGGACCGGCTCGAGGCGCACCCCGCCCAGGACTGA
- a CDS encoding NAD(P)/FAD-dependent oxidoreductase, whose amino-acid sequence MRSITVVGASLAGLSTVRALRAQGYDGEIVVVGEERHAPYDRPPLSKDFLKGELDADALALGDADEYDDLDVHWLLGERAVRLDPAARTVTLAGGRHVRTEGVVIATGATARTLPGTDGLAGVHTLRTLDDAQALRAELLSGLPRVVVIGAGFIGAEVASTAHRLGLHVTVVEALDVPLERQLGRTMGRVCASLHGDHGVGLLCGTGVAGLVGGERVTGVRLADGRVLPADIVVAGVGVRPATDWLAGSGVEVDDGVVCDAGCATTVPGVVAVGDVARCPHPFTGRHARIEHWSNATEHGTTAARTLLSGVPAAAPATAPYFWSDQYRVRIQLAGHVAPGAQPEVVDGDLDSRCFTAVYRREDTPVAVLSLNQPKLFNRLRRTLVPAAVPAVS is encoded by the coding sequence ATGAGGAGCATCACCGTCGTCGGCGCGTCACTGGCAGGCCTGAGCACCGTCCGCGCGCTGCGCGCACAGGGCTACGACGGCGAGATCGTCGTCGTGGGGGAGGAGCGGCACGCGCCCTACGACCGGCCGCCGCTGTCCAAGGACTTCCTCAAGGGCGAGCTCGACGCCGACGCGCTCGCGCTCGGCGACGCGGACGAGTACGACGACCTCGACGTCCACTGGCTGCTCGGCGAGCGCGCGGTGCGGCTCGATCCCGCGGCCCGGACCGTCACGCTGGCCGGCGGACGGCACGTGCGCACCGAAGGCGTGGTCATCGCGACCGGCGCCACCGCCCGCACCCTCCCCGGCACGGACGGACTGGCCGGCGTCCACACACTGCGCACCCTGGACGACGCCCAGGCGCTGCGCGCCGAACTGCTGAGCGGCCTGCCCCGGGTCGTCGTCATCGGCGCCGGCTTCATCGGCGCCGAGGTGGCCTCCACCGCCCACCGGCTCGGGCTGCACGTCACCGTCGTCGAGGCGCTCGACGTCCCGCTGGAGCGCCAACTGGGCCGCACGATGGGGCGGGTGTGCGCCTCGCTGCACGGCGACCACGGGGTCGGCCTGCTGTGCGGCACCGGCGTGGCCGGACTCGTCGGCGGCGAACGCGTCACCGGAGTGCGCCTGGCCGACGGGCGCGTGCTGCCCGCCGACATCGTGGTGGCCGGGGTGGGCGTGCGGCCCGCCACCGACTGGCTCGCCGGCTCCGGTGTCGAGGTCGACGACGGCGTGGTCTGCGACGCCGGCTGCGCCACCACCGTCCCCGGTGTGGTCGCCGTCGGCGACGTCGCCCGCTGCCCCCATCCGTTCACCGGCCGGCACGCCCGCATCGAGCACTGGAGCAACGCCACGGAACACGGGACGACGGCCGCCCGCACACTGCTGTCGGGCGTCCCGGCTGCCGCCCCGGCCACCGCACCGTACTTCTGGTCCGACCAGTACCGGGTGCGCATCCAGCTGGCCGGGCACGTCGCTCCCGGCGCCCAGCCCGAGGTGGTCGACGGCGACCTCGACAGCCGGTGCTTCACCGCCGTCTACCGGCGCGAGGACACCCCGGTCGCGGTGCTCTCCCTGAACCAGCCGAAGCTGTTCAACCGGCTCCGCCGCACCCTCGTCCCCGCCGCCGTGCCTGCCGTGTCATGA
- a CDS encoding L-serine ammonia-lyase, translating into MAISVFDLFSIGIGPSSSHTVGPMRAAAMFAARLKKDGVLAQTAAVRAELFGSLGATGHGHGTPKAVLLGLEGNEPHTVDVTQADLDVERIRGTGRIRLLGAEIGSAHEIDFDASTQLVLHRRRSLPYHANGMTLFAYDADGVPLLEKTYYSVGGGFVVDEDAVGADRVKADDTELSHPFRTGDELLRLARETGLSISALMLENEKAWRGEEEIRAGLLAIWRVMEGCVSRGLSREGILPGGLKVRRRAASAARALRSEGDPAGRAMEWVTLYAMAVNEENAAGGRVVTAPTNGAAGIIPAVLHYYLRFVPGADEDGVVRFLLAAGAIGLLFKENASISGAEVGCQGEVGSACSMAAGGLAEVLGGSPEQVENAAEIGMEHNLGLTCDPVGGLVQIPCIERNGMAAVKAVTAARMALRGDGRHHVSLDKVIKTMKETGADMKVKYKETARGGLAVNVIEC; encoded by the coding sequence GTGGCAATCAGCGTCTTCGACCTGTTCTCCATCGGCATCGGCCCGTCCAGCTCGCACACCGTCGGCCCGATGCGCGCGGCCGCGATGTTCGCCGCCCGGCTGAAGAAGGACGGCGTGCTGGCCCAGACCGCGGCGGTGCGGGCGGAGCTGTTCGGCTCCCTCGGCGCCACCGGGCACGGCCACGGCACCCCCAAGGCCGTCCTGCTCGGCCTGGAGGGCAACGAACCGCACACCGTCGACGTCACCCAGGCCGACCTGGACGTCGAACGGATCCGCGGCACCGGCCGCATCCGCCTCCTCGGCGCCGAGATCGGCTCCGCACACGAGATCGACTTCGACGCCTCCACCCAGCTCGTCCTGCACCGCCGGCGCTCACTGCCGTACCACGCCAACGGCATGACCCTGTTCGCGTACGACGCCGACGGCGTGCCGCTGCTGGAGAAGACGTACTACTCGGTCGGCGGCGGCTTCGTGGTCGACGAGGACGCCGTGGGCGCCGACCGGGTCAAGGCCGACGACACCGAGCTGTCCCACCCGTTCCGCACCGGTGACGAACTGCTGAGGCTCGCCCGCGAGACCGGCCTGTCCATCTCCGCGCTGATGCTGGAGAACGAGAAGGCGTGGCGCGGCGAGGAGGAGATCCGCGCGGGCCTGCTGGCGATCTGGCGGGTCATGGAGGGCTGCGTCTCCCGCGGCCTGTCCCGCGAGGGCATCCTGCCCGGTGGCCTGAAGGTCCGCCGGCGGGCCGCGTCGGCGGCCCGGGCCCTGCGCAGCGAGGGCGACCCGGCGGGCCGCGCGATGGAGTGGGTCACCCTCTACGCGATGGCGGTGAACGAGGAGAACGCCGCCGGGGGCCGGGTCGTCACCGCCCCGACGAACGGCGCGGCCGGCATCATCCCCGCGGTCCTGCACTACTACCTGCGCTTCGTCCCCGGGGCCGACGAGGACGGCGTGGTGAGGTTCCTGCTGGCCGCGGGCGCGATCGGCCTGCTCTTCAAGGAGAACGCCTCCATCTCCGGCGCCGAGGTCGGCTGCCAGGGCGAGGTGGGTTCCGCCTGCTCGATGGCGGCAGGCGGCCTCGCCGAGGTGCTGGGCGGCAGCCCGGAGCAGGTGGAGAACGCCGCCGAGATCGGCATGGAGCACAACCTCGGCCTGACCTGCGACCCGGTCGGCGGCCTGGTCCAGATCCCGTGCATCGAGCGCAACGGCATGGCCGCGGTGAAGGCCGTCACCGCGGCTCGCATGGCCCTGCGCGGCGACGGACGGCACCACGTCTCCCTCGACAAGGTCATCAAGACGATGAAGGAGACCGGCGCCGACATGAAGGTCAAGTACAAGGAGACCGCCCGCGGCGGACTCGCCGTCAACGTCATCGAGTGCTGA
- a CDS encoding DUF2231 domain-containing protein, with protein MTLINGLPAHVLLVHVVVVLIPLTALALVAAAMWPRAARRLGAMLPLLAFVALASVPLTTHAGEWLERHVADDALVRRHTELGDGLLPWALGLFVLAAVVWWAARRGEAESGRGGGLRWSALPVRIVVGVLCVAVAAGAVADVYRIGDSGAKAAWHDAYSKSATRGGDGS; from the coding sequence ATGACTTTGATCAACGGTCTGCCCGCCCATGTCCTGCTGGTCCACGTGGTCGTGGTGCTGATACCGCTCACCGCGTTGGCCCTGGTGGCCGCCGCCATGTGGCCGCGGGCCGCCCGCCGGCTGGGGGCGATGCTCCCGCTGCTGGCCTTCGTGGCCCTGGCGAGCGTGCCGCTGACCACGCATGCCGGCGAGTGGCTCGAGCGGCACGTGGCGGACGACGCCCTGGTGCGCCGGCACACCGAGCTGGGCGACGGGCTGCTGCCGTGGGCCCTGGGCCTGTTCGTGCTGGCGGCCGTCGTGTGGTGGGCGGCGCGCCGTGGGGAGGCGGAGTCCGGGCGGGGCGGCGGCCTGCGCTGGTCCGCGCTGCCGGTGCGGATCGTGGTGGGCGTGCTCTGCGTGGCCGTGGCGGCGGGTGCCGTGGCGGACGTCTACCGGATCGGCGACTCCGGAGCGAAGGCGGCCTGGCACGACGCGTACTCGAAGTCGGCGACGCGCGGCGGGGACGGCTCCTGA
- a CDS encoding LysR family transcriptional regulator has protein sequence MRAVELRQLRYFAAVAEELNFGRAAERLLIAGPSLSQQIKALERDLGVRLFDRDRRSVSLTAAGSALLPQVRDLLARAEELERRARTLSGSEPVRLGYVNWLPADLTARTSPVARVHLDAWVAPSHTQAARVADGSLDLAVCWAPAAELQRLGLRATLIGADRLYAVATGDDTGPVRARDTAVLVDADTTSWLSWNIYAERLAGDTGARVVHISDGGVTGPAFFDHVRRSDRPVVNSPKGQTSPLPPDLVRRPVVAPEIRWTWSVVRRAAEDRAAVLGVVEALRDGVGDLGIHGPDVWLPAGDPHRSPGPSHPPASRR, from the coding sequence ATGAGGGCCGTGGAGCTGCGCCAACTCCGGTACTTCGCCGCCGTCGCCGAGGAGCTGAACTTCGGCAGGGCCGCCGAGCGGCTCCTGATCGCCGGGCCGTCCCTGTCCCAGCAGATCAAGGCTCTGGAACGCGACCTCGGAGTGCGCCTGTTCGACCGCGACCGCCGGTCCGTCTCGCTCACCGCGGCGGGCTCCGCCCTGCTCCCGCAGGTCCGCGACCTGCTGGCCCGGGCCGAGGAGCTGGAGCGCCGCGCCAGGACGCTGTCCGGTTCCGAGCCGGTACGGCTCGGGTACGTCAACTGGCTTCCGGCGGACCTGACCGCCCGCACCTCGCCGGTGGCCCGGGTGCACCTCGACGCCTGGGTCGCGCCCTCCCACACCCAGGCCGCCCGGGTCGCCGACGGCAGCCTGGACCTCGCGGTGTGCTGGGCCCCGGCCGCGGAACTGCAGCGGCTGGGGCTGCGCGCCACGCTGATCGGCGCCGACCGGCTCTACGCCGTCGCCACCGGTGACGACACCGGGCCCGTCCGCGCCCGTGACACCGCCGTCCTCGTCGACGCGGACACCACGTCCTGGCTGTCCTGGAACATCTACGCCGAGCGCCTGGCCGGGGACACGGGGGCCCGCGTGGTGCACATCAGCGACGGCGGCGTCACCGGCCCCGCGTTCTTCGACCACGTCCGCCGCAGCGACCGCCCGGTCGTCAACTCCCCCAAGGGGCAGACCAGTCCGCTCCCGCCCGATCTGGTACGGCGCCCGGTCGTGGCGCCGGAGATCCGCTGGACCTGGTCGGTGGTCCGGCGCGCCGCCGAGGACCGTGCCGCGGTCCTCGGCGTCGTCGAAGCCCTGCGCGACGGCGTCGGAGACCTCGGCATCCACGGCCCGGACGTCTGGCTGCCGGCCGGCGACCCGCACCGCTCACCGGGGCCCTCGCACCCGCCCGCGTCCCGCCGCTGA
- a CDS encoding YbfB/YjiJ family MFS transporter, producing the protein MSARRPGALRDRSGGHPASPWGHVARAAAALAAGMGVGRFVYTPILPLMHTQAGLTAGAGANLATANYAGYLLGALAGIALPALVRSATVLRTSLAVLTGSLAAMPATRDTSAWFLLRLSAGVASALIFVIAVSSLLGHLREHPAHLPGWGFGGVGAGIALSGLLVLALHWLGPLADWRTAWYASAALAALLSAASWNLRPEAAPPPTPQGRETPRGTGVHRWFTALFVSYALEGIGYIVAGTFLVSAIEQSSPGWAGSGAWVLVGLAAVPSAALWAWLGRRWSRPGLLLAALLVQAAGIALPALIAGVPAALVSAALFGGTFIGISTLALATGAHLRVPRSVALLTAGYSVGQMLGPPVVTPLLRHGYHQALLLAAAVVLAAAAAAAVLRAGFPGRTTTGRATPEPTVRVPDDESARFPEAGRGPGR; encoded by the coding sequence ATGAGCGCACGACGACCGGGCGCCCTCCGGGACCGAAGCGGCGGACACCCGGCCTCGCCGTGGGGCCATGTCGCCCGGGCCGCGGCGGCGCTGGCCGCGGGCATGGGGGTCGGCCGCTTCGTGTACACCCCGATCCTGCCCCTGATGCACACCCAGGCGGGGCTGACGGCGGGCGCCGGCGCGAACCTGGCCACCGCCAACTACGCCGGCTACCTCCTGGGAGCGCTCGCGGGCATCGCGCTCCCGGCGCTGGTGCGCTCCGCCACCGTCCTGCGCACCTCCCTGGCCGTACTGACCGGCAGCCTGGCCGCCATGCCGGCCACCCGGGACACGTCGGCGTGGTTCCTGCTCCGGCTGTCGGCCGGGGTGGCCAGCGCACTCATCTTCGTGATCGCCGTCAGCTCCCTTCTCGGCCACCTGCGGGAGCACCCCGCGCACCTGCCCGGCTGGGGGTTCGGCGGCGTCGGCGCCGGCATCGCGCTGTCCGGCCTGCTCGTCCTGGCGCTGCACTGGCTCGGCCCGCTCGCCGACTGGCGCACCGCCTGGTACGCCTCGGCCGCCCTCGCCGCACTGCTGAGCGCCGCCTCCTGGAACCTGCGCCCCGAAGCGGCCCCGCCCCCAACCCCACAGGGCCGGGAAACCCCCCGGGGAACAGGCGTGCACCGGTGGTTCACCGCCCTGTTCGTCTCCTACGCCCTGGAAGGCATCGGTTACATCGTGGCCGGCACCTTCCTGGTCTCGGCGATCGAGCAGAGTTCCCCCGGCTGGGCCGGCAGCGGGGCCTGGGTGCTGGTGGGGCTGGCCGCCGTGCCGTCCGCGGCGCTGTGGGCCTGGCTGGGGCGCCGCTGGTCCCGCCCCGGCCTGCTGCTGGCCGCGCTCCTCGTCCAGGCGGCCGGCATCGCCCTGCCGGCGCTGATCGCCGGAGTGCCGGCCGCCCTGGTCTCCGCGGCCCTGTTCGGGGGCACGTTCATCGGCATCAGCACACTCGCCCTCGCCACCGGAGCGCACCTGCGGGTTCCGCGCTCGGTGGCCCTGCTCACCGCCGGGTACTCCGTCGGCCAGATGCTGGGCCCGCCGGTCGTCACCCCGCTCTTGCGGCACGGCTACCACCAGGCGCTCCTCCTCGCCGCCGCAGTGGTCCTGGCCGCCGCCGCGGCAGCCGCCGTGCTGCGGGCCGGTTTCCCGGGCCGTACGACGACAGGCCGAGCGACCCCGGAGCCGACCGTACGGGTGCCCGACGACGAGTCCGCCCGTTTCCCGGAGGCCGGGCGGGGCCCGGGCCGGTAG
- the pyrF gene encoding orotidine-5'-phosphate decarboxylase → MDRDNRIIVALDCDDRAAAEGIVDRLGEECGFYKVGLELLTVAGPDVVRHLVAQGKEVFLDLKLFEIPHSVAGAVRAAGALGVSMVTVHGMGGAGVLSAAVDAARAFPGLRVLALTVVTSMTDEDLAGIGVRSSVGEQVVRLARLAGEAGCHGVIASPQEVAALRGVLGPDALIVTPGVTLPGDAPADHVRPGTPRAAFAAGASHIVVGRTVTRAADPAAALRRLRASPAPQASAAVG, encoded by the coding sequence GTGGATCGAGACAACCGGATCATCGTCGCCCTGGACTGCGACGACCGTGCCGCCGCCGAGGGCATCGTGGACCGGCTGGGCGAGGAGTGCGGCTTCTACAAGGTCGGCCTGGAGCTTCTCACCGTGGCCGGGCCCGACGTCGTCAGGCACCTCGTCGCGCAGGGCAAGGAGGTCTTCCTGGACCTCAAACTCTTCGAGATCCCGCACTCGGTCGCCGGTGCGGTGCGCGCCGCGGGAGCTCTGGGCGTCTCCATGGTGACCGTGCACGGCATGGGTGGTGCGGGCGTCCTGTCGGCCGCCGTCGATGCCGCCCGTGCCTTTCCCGGACTGCGCGTCCTCGCCCTGACCGTGGTCACCAGCATGACCGACGAGGATCTGGCCGGCATCGGCGTCCGCTCATCCGTCGGGGAGCAGGTGGTGAGGCTGGCCCGGCTGGCGGGCGAGGCCGGCTGCCACGGTGTGATCGCCTCGCCTCAGGAGGTCGCGGCCCTGCGCGGCGTCCTGGGCCCCGATGCGCTGATCGTCACCCCCGGGGTCACCCTGCCCGGTGACGCCCCGGCCGATCATGTCCGCCCCGGAACACCGCGCGCCGCCTTCGCGGCGGGCGCCTCCCACATCGTCGTGGGCCGGACGGTCACGCGGGCGGCGGATCCGGCGGCCGCGCTCCGTCGCCTTCGCGCGAGTCCGGCCCCGCAGGCGTCGGCTGCCGTCGGGTGA
- a CDS encoding SpoIIE family protein phosphatase: MDLRDLADRHGGDPFGITTAAVALVDVHGLIRYWSRKAEDLLGYPASGVLGRPAASLLAGERSPASVLAAAQRLGEGWEGLITARHRAGHPVELALRVCPLSAEHGSGWLAVACAASDSRRWQLDQAVMRGLLEESPIGIAVLDSELRFQWVNHVLAAMEGLPADLAASRAAPPGPEQLPSAVDWQARQALISGQGAPTVEHVPPPHGRSRRNAQSHLRLRSSFPLKDLDGKTLGVCHTAVDFTAQDRARARLALVNEAAQRIGTTLDLDRTVQELAEVLVPQLADFVAIDLFQGVLAARDLTPGPVTGGPLQRAAHVSIREEVPEAIVPIGEPSAYAAKSPQQRCLTTGRPILDPVLDPTTWWLADDPQRLSKIIGLGVHSHLVVPLRARGVTMGVVTLLRWENPGPFDEDDLLLVEELVARAAVCVDNARRFVREHHAALALQTSLLPPDLPDHCAVEVAYRYLPADPEAGVGGDWFDVIPLSGARIALVVGDVVGHGIHAAASMGRLRAAVQTLADMDLPPDELLAHVDDLVLRLSDEAEAAENGPMVMGATCVYAVYDPISRKLNVARAGHPTPAIAHLTEPVELPDIPAGPPLGLGGLPFESAEIELEEGTVVALYTDGLIEASDRDVDVGFERLCFALAHPDRPLEEICDTMVRILLPDRPHDDVAFLIARTHALSPDHVASWEVPSDPRAVHEARDNALRQLAAWGLEDIAFTTELIVSELITNAITHAVGPIGLRLIRERTLICEVSDASNTSPHLRRARTTDEGGRGLFLVAQLAQRWGTRYTATGKTIWAEQQVPDNAAC, translated from the coding sequence ATGGATCTCAGGGATCTGGCCGACAGGCACGGGGGCGATCCGTTCGGCATCACGACTGCCGCCGTCGCCCTCGTGGACGTACACGGCCTGATCCGCTACTGGAGCCGGAAGGCCGAGGACCTCCTCGGGTATCCGGCGTCCGGCGTGCTGGGGCGGCCGGCGGCGTCCCTGCTCGCCGGAGAGCGCTCACCCGCCTCCGTGCTCGCGGCGGCCCAGCGGCTCGGGGAGGGCTGGGAGGGGCTGATCACCGCACGCCACCGCGCGGGCCACCCGGTCGAGCTGGCCCTGCGGGTGTGTCCGCTCAGCGCCGAGCACGGCTCCGGCTGGCTCGCCGTGGCCTGCGCCGCCTCCGACTCACGCCGGTGGCAGCTCGACCAGGCGGTGATGCGCGGCCTGCTGGAGGAGTCGCCGATCGGTATCGCCGTCCTCGACTCCGAACTGCGCTTCCAGTGGGTGAACCACGTGCTGGCCGCCATGGAGGGACTGCCGGCCGACCTCGCGGCCAGCCGTGCGGCACCCCCGGGCCCGGAACAGCTGCCCTCGGCCGTGGACTGGCAGGCCCGCCAGGCGCTGATTTCGGGGCAGGGCGCGCCGACCGTGGAGCATGTGCCACCGCCGCACGGCAGGTCCCGGCGCAATGCGCAGAGTCACCTCAGGCTCCGTTCCTCCTTCCCGCTGAAGGACCTCGACGGCAAGACGCTCGGCGTGTGCCACACCGCCGTCGACTTCACCGCCCAGGACCGGGCACGCGCGCGGCTCGCCCTCGTCAACGAGGCCGCGCAGCGCATCGGCACGACCCTGGACCTCGACCGCACGGTGCAGGAACTTGCCGAGGTCCTGGTGCCGCAGCTCGCCGACTTCGTGGCGATCGACCTCTTCCAGGGCGTCCTCGCGGCCCGGGACCTCACTCCCGGACCGGTCACCGGCGGCCCTCTCCAGCGGGCGGCGCACGTGTCGATTCGCGAGGAGGTGCCGGAGGCGATCGTGCCCATCGGGGAGCCCTCCGCGTACGCGGCCAAGTCCCCGCAGCAACGGTGCCTGACCACCGGCCGGCCGATCCTCGATCCGGTGCTGGACCCGACGACGTGGTGGCTGGCGGACGATCCCCAGCGTCTGTCCAAGATCATCGGCCTGGGCGTGCACAGCCACCTGGTGGTGCCGCTCCGGGCGCGCGGCGTGACGATGGGTGTGGTCACGCTGCTGCGCTGGGAGAACCCCGGCCCCTTCGACGAGGACGACCTGCTGCTGGTGGAGGAACTGGTGGCGCGCGCGGCGGTGTGCGTGGACAACGCGCGCCGGTTCGTCCGCGAGCACCACGCCGCCCTCGCCCTGCAGACCAGTCTGCTGCCGCCCGACCTGCCCGATCACTGCGCCGTCGAGGTCGCCTACCGCTATCTGCCGGCTGACCCCGAGGCCGGTGTGGGCGGCGACTGGTTCGACGTCATCCCGCTGTCCGGGGCCCGCATCGCCCTGGTCGTCGGGGACGTGGTGGGCCATGGCATCCACGCCGCGGCCAGCATGGGCCGGCTGCGTGCGGCCGTACAGACGCTGGCCGACATGGACCTGCCCCCCGACGAGCTCCTCGCCCACGTCGACGACCTCGTCCTGCGCCTCTCCGACGAGGCGGAAGCGGCCGAGAACGGGCCGATGGTTATGGGCGCGACCTGCGTCTACGCGGTCTACGACCCGATCTCGCGGAAACTCAATGTGGCCCGTGCCGGACATCCCACTCCGGCCATCGCCCACCTGACCGAGCCGGTCGAACTGCCCGACATTCCCGCCGGTCCCCCGCTCGGGCTCGGCGGGCTGCCCTTCGAGTCGGCCGAGATCGAACTGGAGGAGGGCACGGTCGTCGCCCTCTACACCGACGGTCTCATCGAGGCGTCGGACCGCGACGTCGACGTCGGCTTCGAGCGGCTCTGCTTCGCCCTCGCCCACCCCGACCGGCCGCTGGAGGAGATCTGCGACACGATGGTCCGCATTCTCCTGCCGGACCGCCCGCACGACGACGTCGCCTTCCTCATCGCCCGGACTCACGCGCTCTCCCCCGACCACGTGGCCTCCTGGGAGGTGCCCTCCGATCCCCGCGCGGTGCACGAGGCACGCGACAACGCCCTCCGCCAGCTGGCCGCGTGGGGGCTGGAGGACATCGCCTTCACCACCGAACTGATCGTGAGCGAGCTGATCACCAACGCGATCACGCACGCCGTCGGACCGATCGGCCTGCGCCTGATCCGGGAACGGACGCTGATCTGCGAGGTGTCGGACGCCAGCAACACCTCGCCCCATCTGCGCCGCGCCCGCACCACCGACGAGGGCGGCCGCGGCCTCTTCCTCGTCGCCCAGCTCGCCCAGCGCTGGGGCACGCGCTACACCGCCACCGGCAAGACCATCTGGGCGGAACAGCAGGTCCCGGACAACGCGGCCTGCTGA
- a CDS encoding DUF4177 domain-containing protein has translation MSSGYAFEYKVVTFRESLIGDALDSDRLEKVLNKHAEDGWGLKAITSADVKGRIGPGAVEGLLLTFERPRQ, from the coding sequence ATGAGCAGTGGCTACGCGTTCGAGTACAAGGTCGTCACCTTCCGGGAGTCGCTGATCGGCGACGCCCTGGACAGCGACAGGCTGGAGAAGGTTCTCAACAAGCACGCGGAGGACGGCTGGGGCCTGAAGGCCATCACCTCCGCCGACGTCAAGGGCCGTATAGGGCCCGGGGCGGTGGAGGGGCTGCTGCTGACCTTCGAGCGCCCGCGGCAGTGA
- a CDS encoding polysaccharide deacetylase family protein, translating into MRTPARSPVMALAAAATAVAATVTLSVDAGPAHAATCNGYVGLTFDDGPSNDHTPALLNALRQNGLRATMFNEGQYAAAYPSQVQAEINAGMWVGNHSYTHPHLTQLSQSQIDSEISRTQQAVASAGGGTPQLFRPPYGETNATVQAVEAKYGLRQIIWDIDSQDWNGASTDAIVQANARLTNGQIILMHEWPANTLAAIPRIAQVLASKGLCAGRISPQTGRAVAP; encoded by the coding sequence ATGCGCACCCCAGCACGCTCCCCCGTCATGGCCCTGGCCGCCGCCGCGACGGCCGTGGCCGCCACCGTCACGCTGTCCGTCGACGCCGGCCCGGCGCACGCCGCGACCTGCAACGGATACGTAGGACTCACGTTCGACGACGGCCCGTCCAACGATCACACCCCGGCCCTGCTCAACGCGCTCAGGCAGAACGGACTGCGCGCCACGATGTTCAACGAGGGCCAGTACGCCGCGGCCTACCCGTCCCAGGTGCAGGCCGAGATCAACGCCGGAATGTGGGTCGGCAACCACAGCTACACCCATCCGCACCTGACCCAGCTGAGCCAGTCGCAGATCGACTCCGAGATCTCCCGCACCCAGCAGGCCGTCGCGAGTGCGGGCGGCGGCACTCCGCAGCTGTTCCGTCCGCCCTACGGCGAGACCAACGCCACGGTGCAGGCGGTGGAGGCCAAGTACGGCCTGCGGCAGATCATCTGGGACATCGACTCGCAGGACTGGAACGGCGCGAGCACGGACGCGATCGTCCAGGCCAACGCCCGGCTGACCAACGGCCAGATCATCCTGATGCACGAGTGGCCCGCCAACACGCTCGCGGCGATCCCCCGCATCGCACAGGTGCTGGCGAGCAAGGGCCTCTGCGCCGGCCGGATCTCTCCGCAGACCGGCCGCGCCGTGGCCCCCTGA